Part of the Streptomyces sp. WMMC500 genome is shown below.
GGTGGCGATGTCGGTGGCGGCCACGGTCAGCAGGCAACTGCCGCCCGTCGTACCGCCGTCGTGGCGTACGACCGCGATCTCGAAGAACCCGGGGTGGCCGTGGTCCCACTCCGTCCAGGTGACGAGCGGGAGTTCACCGCGCGGCCGGGAACCGGGCCGCAGCCGCCGGGCGGTTCCGGAGGACTGCCGGTACGGGGCGAGACGGCGGGAGATCGTCGCCGCCGACATGGACATCAGCAGCTCGGCGGACTCGTCGTCGAGGGACAGCTCGCGGTGGCGGCGCAGCACCGGCACCAGCTCGGGAAGCATCGGGGCCAGCCGCTTGCCCCCCGGCCGGTCGAGGATGGTCCAGCACAGCGTCAGCGCCGCGACGACCTCGGCGTCGTACTTCCTGCGCTGCGGGACCCTGCCCGGCTTGGGACGTGCGGCGTTCAGAAGCGCGTTGCGGGCGTGGCTGCGATGCCAGCCCGTCGCCGCACACACCTTGTCGAGGATGAGGGTCTTCTCCTGCTTGTCGGCCCGGGCGTAACAGAGGGCGTAGGTGTGGGCGAGCGCCCTGCGCTCGGCGAGCGTCGCCGCGGACGCACCTGGCGGCGCACCCGGCTCGGGCGCAAGGACGGCCGGACGGTCCCGGGCCGCGGCGGCCGGCACCAGCAGCGCGTTCAGCAACAGGGGCACCGGTGATCGTCTCCGGACCGCCCTGGCCTCCGGGCCGTCATCCGTGGAACTGCCCGCTCCGGTCCGGGCCTTGACTTTGACCGCGCTCATGGCTCCGCCCTCCGAAGGCTGCGGCCTCCCGGCGAGGCCCTTCAGCAGATCGTCGAATGAGCGCAAAGCCCTGGGTTGACAACTTCCCGAAACTTCCCGAGCAATTTCTTGCGTGTGGAAACGCCTCGGCAGTGGTGCTCCCGGGATTCGATCACGTCAGGTGCTCATCGCTTCACCGTCAGCAAGTGGAATCCTGCGGGTTGGGCACGGGAACCATGCCTGATCTTGCGTGCCTTGATCGGGAAATCGGGTTCACGGTGGCGGCCGTTGCGGCGGCGGTGTCGGCGGCGGTCGCGGGGGCGCTGACGCCGGGCCGGCCGGCGGCGGCCGAGCCGGGCGTGTGAGCCGGCGCGGCGTCAGGGTTCGATCAGGCCCACGCGGATCGCGTACCGGGTCAGCTCCAGGCGGTCGCGCATGCCCAGCTTCTGCAGCAGGTTGGCCCGGTGCCGCTCCACCGTCTTCGCGCTGATGACCAGCAGGTCCCCGATCTCCTTCGAGGAGTGGCCCTCGGCGACGAGCTTCAGGATCTCCTCCTCCCGCTCCGTGATGGGCCGGGCCGGCAGCGGGTCGCCCTGGCGGGCGCGGTCGAGGTAGCGGCGGATGAGGGCCGTCTCCGCACCCGGGTAGATGAACGGCTCGTCGCGCAGCGCGGCCCGGCACGCCTCGACGAGGTCCCGGTCGGCGACGGACTTCGGCACGTAGCCGGCGGCGCCGGCCTTCAGCGACTCGAAGAAGTACTGCTCGTTGTCGTGCATCGTCAGGATCAGTATCCGCAGCCCGGGCCGTACCCGGGACAGCTCGCGGGCCGCCTGCAGTCCGGTCAGCCGGGGCATCGCGACGTCCAGGATCGCCAGGTCCACGCCCACGGCCCCGTCCCGGACGAGCGCGACGGCCTCGGCGCCGTCGCCCGCCTCGGCCACGACGGTCAGGTCGGGCTCGGCGTCGAGGATGAGCCGGATCCCGCGGCGTACCAGCGCGTGGTCGTCGGCGAGCAGGACGCGGGCCTTGACCGCTCGGTTCATGCGCGGGTTCCCTGGGGACGGTGGACGCAGCCGGCGGGACCGGGCCTGACCGGGGCTGCGACCGGCGGAGAAGACGACCGTCCCGGCACCGATGGTGGCCCGGGCGGAGCCGGGCTGTCCATCCGTGCTGACACCCATTCTCGCGTCGTAGGCCGGGATGGCACGATATCCGCTGCTGCGCCGCGCGGGGGACCGGCTGCCCGGACCCGGGGCCGCGGACGCGCGACACCTACGCGAAAGTCGGAAAGGGGACGGCCGTGCCTGCGCCAAGGATGAGCACCACGCCGCTGCCGGGGATCGGCGTGAAGTACGACCTCACCACACGTGCGCAGAAGAAGCACCTGTCGGTGATCGCGCACCGGGACGGCACCCGGTCGATCAACGTCTACCGCTCCGACGACCCGGACGCCTGCTCGCTGTCGCTGCATCTGAACGGCGGAGAGGCGGCGGCGCTGATCGACGCGCTCATGCCCGCGCACCACAGCCCGAACCTGCTGCACACCACCGACCTGGGGCTGGTCGCCGAGCGCGTCGAGCTGTCGGCCACGTCGTACTGGAACGGCCGGGTGCTGGGCGAGACCCGGATCCGTACCGAGACGGGCGCGTCGATCGTGGCCGTACTCCGGCGCGCGGAGGCCATCCCCTCCCCCACTCCGGACTTCCGGTTCGCCGGCGGCGACACACTCATCGTGATCGGCACCCGCGAAGGCATCGAGGCGGCCGCGGCGCTGCTCGGGCGGGAGTGACCGCTTGCACTCCTACGCGGTTTTCCTCATCGAGTTCGGCGCCATCATCCTCGGACTCGGCCTGCTCGGGCGGTTCGCGGGCCGCTTCCAGCTCTCCCCCATCCCCCTGTACCTGCTGGCCGGGCTCGCCTTCGGCGAGGGCGGACTGCTGCCGCTCGGCGCCAGCGAGGACTTCGTGGCGATCGGCGCCGAGATCGGCGTCATCCTGCTGCTGCTCATGCTCGGCCTGGAGTACACGGCCAGCGACCTGGTCTCGAACCTGAAGACCCAGTACCCGGCCGGGCTCGTCGACTTCACGCTCAACGCCCTGCCCGGTGCCGTCATGGCGCTGCTGCTCGGCTGGGGCCCGGTCGCCGCCGTGGTGCTGGCCGGCGTCACCTGGATCTCCTCCTCCGGCGTCATCGCCAAGGTCCTCGGCGACCTCGGCCGGCTCGGCAACCGGGAGACGCCCGTGGTCCTCAGCGTGCTGGTCCTGGAGGACCTGGCGATGGCGGTGTACCTGCCGATCGTCACCGCGCTGGTCGCCGGCGCCGGCATCGCGCAGGGCAGCGTCACGCTGGCCATCGCGCTCGGCGCGGCGGGCGCGGTGCTGTTCGTCGCCCTCCGCTACGGCCGGCTGATCTCCCGCTTCGTCTCCAGCGACGACCCCGAGAAGCTGCTGCTCGTGGTCCTCGGCCTGACGCTCCTCGTCGCGGGTCTCGCCCAGCAGCTCCAGGTGTCGGCCGCGGTGGGCGCCTTCCTGGTGGGCATCGCCCTGTCGGGCGAGGTCGCCGAGGGCGCGCACAACCTGCTCAGCCCGCTGCGGGATCTCTTCGCCGCCGTGTTCTTCGTCTTCTTCGGCCTGCACACCGACCCCCAGTCGATCCCGCCGGTGATCCTGCCGGCGCTGGGGCTCGCGGTCGTGACGGCCCTGACGAAGATCGCGACCGGGTACTGGGCGGCGCAGCGCGCCGGGATCTCGGTGAAGGGCCGCTGGCGGGCGGGCGGCACGCTGGTCGCGCGCGGCGAGTTCTCCATCGTCATCGCGGGGATCGCGGTCACCGCCGGCGTCGAGCCGGAGCTGGGGCCGCTGGCGACGGCGTACGTGCTGGTGCTGGTGATCATCGGGCCGCCGGCGGCCCGGTACACGGAGCCGGTCGCGCTGCGGGTGACGGCGTGGCGGGCGGCACGGCAGGCGCAGCGGGTGGCCCGGCCGGCGGCCGGCGGCGGCGAGGTGGCCGCCGGGGCGGCGGAGGCGGGACCGGACACCCACTCCTCCGGCCGTGCGGAAGCGCTGACCGACGCGGAGGCGGGCGCCGGGACGAGCGCTGCCGAGGGGCCGCGGCTGCCGGCTCAGCGGAGCGAGTCGGCGCCGGCGGAGGACGAGCGTTCGCCCGGCAGCGGCGGCATGTAGCGCAGCAGGAGCAGCGCGGAGTCGTCGTCGAGTTCGCCGCCGGTGTAGACGCGCATGTCGGCGTTGAGCGCGGCGAGCACCTCCGCGGGCGGGTCCGCGGGGCTGAGGCAGGCGGCGTAGCGCGGAACCAGCGGGTAGAACTCGCCGCCGGCGTTCCGGGCTTCCAGGACGCCGTCGGTGACGAGGAGCAGTTCGTCGCCCGGGGCGAGGATCAGCTCGGTGGTCCGTGCCGGGGCGCCGGGGGGCGGCGCGGCGAGGGGGTCGATCGCGGGGTCGGTGGCGGGGACGACTCCGGAGCCGTGGCCGGCGCGGGGTGCCGGGCCGTCGTCGGGGGCGGCGGCCCGGAGCAGGCCGAGGCCCAGCGGCGGGTGGGCGGCGACCGGGGCCTCGCGCACCTCGCCCGCGGCGTTGCGGACCAGGGGCGGGGGATGCCCGTACGACAGGAGGGTGCAGCGGCCGCCCGTGGTGACCTCCACGAGCAGCACGGTGACGAAGTCCTCCGGTCCAGCCTCGCGCAGCACGATGTGTTCCATCCGGCGGGCGATCAGCGGCAGGTCCCGCTCGTCGTGCCCGACGGCGCGGAAGACGCCGAGCGCGCCGCCGCTGATGCGCACTGCGGGCAGCCCCTTGCCGCGTACGTCGCCGATCACGGCCCGCAGACCGGAGCCGGTGTCCACCACGTCGTAGAGGTCGCCGCCGACCTGCGCGTCGTGCGCGGCGGACGCGTAGCTGGCGGCGACGGCGAAGGGCCCGACGCGGTCGGGCGGCACCGGCAGCAGGGCACGCTGCGCCACGTCCGCGATGCGCTGCGCCCGCGCGAGCCGCTTCTCGCGGTCGACGCGTACGGTCTGGACGACGAGCCCGAGTGCGGTGGCGCCGACGACGGCGATGAACCGGGCGAAGAACTGGGCGGTGCCCGAGTCGTGGTTGTACCAGCTCAGCAGGGCTGCCAGCACCACTCCCAGGGTGCCGGCGGCGACGACGGCGGACCGCCGGCCGTTCACCGCGACGAGCACCGGGATGACCGAGAACAGCGCCCCGAGCGACTCCCCATCGGTGGTCACCAGGTCGGCGAGCGTGATGACGACGAAGAGGGTCGCCACGAACCACCGGGAGGAAACGATCGTGGCGACGTGCATCCCCCCAGCATGCAAGGCGGGCCCCGGCCCGGGGAGGCGGCCCGCCGAGGCGGTACCCCCTGCGGGGGGCGCGGCGGGATCCCGTGGCCGCCGGGCCCGGCGGCGGGAAGCCGCGGGGAGGGCCGAGCCGCGCGACGACACGACGGCCGCCCCGGGGCCGTACGGACCCGCGGGCGCCGTCGTGCGGGCGCCCCGCCACCGTGCGGCCCCGGGGCGGACCTCACTCCGGCGGCTGCGGGGTGCCCGCGCGGAGTTCCAGGCGGGTGCCGGTGAAGGCCGCGCGCATGCGGCGGTCGTGGGTGACCACGACCAGCGCGCCGGCGTAGCCGGCGAGCGCCTGCTCCAGTTCCTCGACGAGCGCGGGCGACAGGTGGTTCGTCGGCTCGTCGACGAGCAGCAGGTCGACCGGCTCGGCGATGAGCCGCGCGAGGTCGATGCGGCGGCGCTGCCCGTACGACAGCTCGCGCACGCGCAGCCGCAGGTCCGCCGGGCGGAACAGGCCGTACGACAGCAGCCGGGCGGCGTGCTCGTCCGGGGTGCCGGGCCGGTCTCCGGCGAAGGCCCGCAGCACGGTGGCGCCGGGCGGCCACGCGGTCTCCTCCTGCCGCAGATGCCCCACCCTGCCGGGCACCCGCACCACCCCGGAGTCCGGGCGCAGCTCGCCGGCGAGGACGCGCAGGAGGGTGGTCTTCCCCGCCCCGTTGGGTCCGGTGACGAGCAGCCGCCCGGCCGCTCCGAGCCGCAGCGAGGGCACCCGCAGCCGGTCCCCGACGACCACGCCGGCCAGCTCCGCGGCCGGCGCGGGGTCCGGTGCGCCGGGCGGCGCGGCCGGCGTCGCGTCCCGCACCACGCCGGGTTGTGCCGCCGCCCCGCCGTCGGCGGACGGCACCCCGGGCCCCCGCTCCTCCCGGTGCGCCGCCGCACCGACCGCCGGCCGGGCCCGGAACACCAGCGGTTGCGGTGGGGGCGGGACCGGGTTCGCCGTGAGGCGGGCGACGCGTTCCTTCGCGTTGCGGATGCGGCCCGCCGCGCCGTGGCCCCGGCTGCGGGTCCGGAACGCGCCGTGGCCGAAGACCGCCAGGGGCTGGGACCGCGGGATCGCCGCGAGGCGCGTCGCGGCGGCCTCCGCGAGCCGCCGGCTGCGGGCGAGTTCCGCGCGCCACTCCTCGTACTCGCGCAGCCGGCGGGCGCGTTCGGCTGCCTTCGCGGCAAGGTAGCCGTCGTAGCCGTCGCCGTAGCGGGTGACCCGGCCGGCGTCGACCTCCAGGACCGTCGTCGTCAGCCGTTCCAGGAACAGCCGGTCGTGGGTGACCGCGACGACCGTGCCGCGGTGCGCGCGCAGGTGGTCCTCCAGCCAGGCGACCGCCCCGTCGTCCAGGTCGTTGGTCGGTTCGTCGAGCAGCAGGACCTCGGGGCGTGCCGCCAGCGTCGCCGCCAGGGCGAGGCGGGAGCGCTCGCCGCCGGAGAGGGTGCCCAGGCGGCGGTCGCGCGCGAGGGCGGGCAGGCCGAGGCCGGCGAGGGCGGCGTCGACGCGGGTGTCCGCACGGTAGCCGTCGCGGGTCTCGTACTCCTCGACGAGCCGCCCGTACGCGGCCAGCGCCCCGTCCAGCGGCGCGCCCGGCGCCGCCCCGGCGAGCGCGGACTCGGCCCGCCGCAGCTCCGCCTCCAGCGCGCGGAGTTCGGCCAGCGCCGCGTCGACCGCGTCCTGGACGGTGGCCCGCGGCAGCAGGTCGAGGCTCTGCGGCAGGTAGCCGAGGCCGCCGGGGGTGGCGAGGGTCGTCTCGCCGGTGTCGGGGCCGGTCCGGCCGGCGAGGAGCCGCAGCAGCGTGGACTTGCCGGAGCCGTTGTCTCCGATGACGCCGGCCTTCTCGCCGGGGCGGACGGTGAGCGTCACGTCGGCGAGGACGGTGCGCTCGCCGTAGCGCTTGGTGACGGTGTGGAGGGAGAGTTGTGCGGTGGTCATGAGGTGGCTGCCCCTGTTCCCGGCCGTGGCCGCTCGCGACGGATCGAGGACGGGTCCGTACGCGAGGACGCCCGCGGCACCGCGGAAGGGCGGGGAGGAGGGGTACGCGCACGGACGGGCGCGACGACGGCGGAGCGTGGCTCTACGCGGTCGTGCGCCCGGCGGTGATCACAGCGTTCCCATGCCGTCAACGTAGCCGACGCCGGCCCGCAACGGCAACGTCCTTTCCCGCGGGGCCGGGAGCCCCGGGCCCTTGTAGAGTTCACACGACGACGCGATGCCGCTCCGGTGTCAGGCGGAACCGCCGGACACCGGAGCGGCATCCGTATGGGTGGCCGACCCGCGGCGTTCGGTTCGCCGGGCCGGGTGGCCGCGGAGGACAGGGGTGGGAGTCATGGCATACGGGAGACGTGTGCGCCGCTGGGGTGTTCCCGCGGCGTTATTCGCGGTGCTGTCCGCGTGCGGGGCGGCGTGCGACAGCGGCGGGGATCCGGAGGGGAAGGCGACCCCGGACGCGAGCGACAGCGCACAGGCGGTGGGGGGCGACGCGGCGGCGCCGCCGACGCCGGAGGCCGACCCGGAGCGGGTGCCGCGCACCGCGGCGCAGGCGCGGCGGATGATCGAGGACGTCATCGTCGGGCCGGAGCTGTTCGGTTCCCGGGCGGTACGGGCGACGCCGTACGAGAGCGACCCTGCGCGCTGGACGGTGCTCGCCGAGGACTGCGCGTGGCGCACGGAGGAGCTGCCGGACGACGTACTGGCCACGCTCACCCGCTACTTCGAGATACCCGCCGCGGACGGCAAGGGGCCGGTCGAGCTGTCCGCCACCGTCACCGTGCACCGTACGACGCTCGACGCGGCGTGGGAGCAGGCGCGGATGCTGGAGGAGGCAGTCGGCTGCCCGGAACAGACTCTGCGGGCGGGTGAGCGGCTGACGGGCCTGACGTCGATGGCGCTCGCGCGCGGCGAGGGCGCCAACGAGACGAGCGACGACTCGCTGTCCGAGCGCGGCGAGTGCGTCAGCGACACCCGGGGCGGGCCGTACCCGTACTCGTGGGACCAGTCGACGTTCGGCCCCGTGGTCGTCGGCGTGTCCGTCTGCGCCGGGGAGGGGAGTTCCGCGGAGGACGCGGCCGAGTTGGCCATCGAGCCCCTGGTGACGATGATGCAGCGGGTCCAGAACGCGGTCGCCCGCGAGGACGCGGACGGCGAGAGCAGCACCGCCCCGGGCACGAAGGAGGGTGACTGATGGAGCAGTTGCACCCCTCCGACCCCGCTCACCTGGGCGGGAACCGGCTGCTCGGCCGGCTGGGCGCCGGCGGCATGGGCGTGGTCTACCTCGCCCGCACCAAGGCCGGTACGCCGGCCGCGGTGAAGGTCATCCAGCCCGAGTACGCGGAACAGCCCGAGTTCCGGGCCCGCTTCCGCCGCGAGGCGGCCTCCGCCCGCCGGGTCGCGAGCCCGTGGGTGGTACCCGTGCTCGACGCCGACACCGAGGCCGACGCGCCGTGGCTGGCGACGGCGTTCGTGCCGGGCCCGTCGCTGGCCGAGGCGGTCACCGCGTGCGGGCCGCTCCCGGACCACGGCGTACGGGTGCTGGGCAAGGTACTCGCGCGCGCGGTGGCCGCGGTGCACGCCGCCGGCCTGGTCCACCGCGACCTCAAGCCGGGCAACGTGCTGCTCGCGCTCGACGGCCCGCGGCTCATCGACTTCGGCATCGCCCGGCCCACGGCGGCCGAGGAGACGGAGCTGACGGCGGACAGCATGGTCGTCGGCACGCCCGGCTTCCTCTCCCCCGAGCAGGCGCGGTCGCAGCCGGTCGGGCCGGCAAGCGACGTCTTCTCGCTGGGGTGTGTCCTGGCGTACGCGGCCACCGGCCGCCCGCCGTTCGGCACGGGCGCCCCGGACGCGCTGCTGTACCGCACGGTGCACGACGAGCCGGACCTCCGCGGCATCGCGGACGAGGAGCTGCGGGCTCTGCTCGTGCGCTGTCTGGCCAAGGATCCCGAAGCCCGGCCCACCGCGGCCGGGCTGGACGCCGAACTGGAGGCGGACGCACCGGAGGGCGGCATCGACTGGCTGCCGGACGCGGTGGTGCGGATGGTCGCCGAGCGGTCGGCCGAGATGCTGCAACTTCCCGGCATCGAACCCACCGAGGTCTCGGCGACACCGGCGGACAACGCGGGGAACGCCGGTGACGGCCTGGACACCACGGTCGCCGCGGGAGCCGCGGGCCCCGGCCGCCGCAGGGTCCTCGCGCTGGCCGGCGGCGGCGCCGTGTTCCTCGCCGCGGGCGGCGGCGCGCTGTGGGCGGTGCTGCGCGACGACGAAGACCCGCCCGCGGAGGCGAGCGGACCGCGGCGCACCATCGGGCTGCACGCGGACCTGACGGGGCCGCAGAAGGCGGCCGGCACCGCCCAGGAGCGGGCCGCCCGGCTCGCGGTGGCGCAGTTCAACGCCCGCCGGAACAAGCCGTTCACCTTGGACCTGGCCGTCGCCGACGACGGCGGCGACCCGGCCCGCGCGCTGACCGCCGCCCGGCGGCTGATCGGGAACCGCGACGTGCTGGCCGTCCTCGGCCCCACCGGCTACGCCTCCGTCCAGGCGACCCTGGACGCCTACGACGGCGCGGGGATGCCGGTGCTGACGGTGTCGGAGGGTTCGTTCAGCGCGTCGCAGGCGGCGCTGACCGGCGATCCGAAGACGTACTTCCACGCCACGGCCCTCGGCGTGCGGGCCGCCTTCACGACCGTGTACACGCTGATTCAGCAGGGCGCGACGCACGTGGGCCTGCTGGCCGACCGCGCGGGCGCGATCCGCGGCTACGAGCACGCCAACATCGTCCACGGCGGTGCGGCGGACCTGGAGCTGGAGCTGTACCTGCGCTTCGTACCTGCCGCCGCAGGCGCCGAGGCGCTGGACCCGGTGGTGGCGGACATCGTCGACCACGGTGTCGACGCGTTCTACTACAGCGGCACGCCCGAGCGCGCCGCTGTGGTCGCACGCGAGCTGGCGAAGCGGGGCTTCGACGGCCCGCGGTTCCTCGACGAGCCTGCGGCCGGCGGGCCGTTCACGGCCGCGGCGGCCGACGCGGCCGAGGGCTGGCAGACGCTGACGCCGTACGTCGGTGCGGACGCCGATTCCGTACGGGACTTCGCCGCCGCGTACCGCAAGCGGTTCGGCGCCGCGCCGGGGCCGTGGGCGGCGGAGGCGTACGACGTCACGCGGCTGATCGCCGACCGGCTGACCGCGCTCGCGCGCAGGTCGAAGCGCAGGCCCACGCGCGAGGCGGTGGCCGCGTCGGTGGCCGGGGCCGGCTTCGAGGGGCTGACGACCACCTACAGCTTCGACGGTGAGAGCAGGCAGATCGAGCAGGGGAAGATCCACCACTACCGCGTCGAGGGCGGCCGGTTCGACTACGTCGGCCCGGTGGCGCTCCCCGGCTCCTGACGGGGAGGGCGGACGATGCGGGCGCTGCGGGCGGACGACCCGGACGAGCTGGGCGGGCACAGGCTGCTCGCCCGGCTCGGCGCGGGCGGCATGGGCGTGGTCTACCTGGCGCGCGGCGGCGACGGCGCGCTGGTGGCGCTGAAGGTCATCCGGCCGGAGCACGCCGCGAACCAGGCCTTCCGCGCCCGGTTCCGGCGCGAGGTGCGATTGGCGTCGGGACTGACGGGCCGCTGGGTGGTGCCGGTGACGGCGGCCGACGCCGAGGCCCGGGCGCCGTGGCTGGCCACGGCGTTCGTGCCGGGTCCCGCGCTGGTGGAGGCGGTGGACGGGTACGGGCCGCTGCCCCCGTACGCCGTCGCCTCGCTCGGCGCGCGGCTGGCGGAGGCGCTGGCGGAGGTGCACGCGGCGGGACTGGTGCACCGGGACGTCAAGCCGGGCAACGTGCTGCTCGCGCTCGACGGGCCGCGCCTGATCGACTTCGGCATCGCGCACGACTCCGGTGCGACGGCGCTGACGGCGCCCGACGCGGTGATCGGCACGCCCGGCTATCTCGCGCCGGAGCAGATCAGGACGGGCGGCCGGGCGGGGCCGCCGAGCGACGTGTTCGCGCTGGGGTGCGTGCTGGCGTACGCGGCCACGGGCCGCCGCCCGTACGGCACGGGCAACGCGGCGGCGGTCCTGTACCGCACGGTCCACGAGGCGCCGGACCTCGCGGGTCTGGAGAGGCTGCCGCGGGGGCTGCGGACCGCGATCACCGCCTGCCTGGCGAAGGCCCCGGACGACAGGCCCACCGCGGCGGAGTTGCGCACGACCCTGGCCACGGAGCCGGCTGCTGCAGCGGCCCCGGAGCCGGCGGCACCCGCCGACCCGCGCGTTCCCGCGCCCCCGCCGCCGGACGCGGCCACCCGGGTGCTGCGCGACGTCGCCCCGGCGGGACCGGCCTCGGAGACGCTGCCGTACGTCGAGGGCGATGCCGCAGGAGGGGGCGGGGAAGGCGGCGGGCCCGAAGGGCACCCGGGTGGGGATCCGCACGGGGGCGACCGGGCCGCGGAAGCCGGGGAGGCACACGCGAACGACCGGCACGCGGCCGGCACCGGCGATCCGCGCTCCCCCGGCGTAGGCGCAGCCGCGGGCCGCTCCGACGGCCCCGGTTCGCCCCCGGACGACCAGCCCGCGGACGTCCCCCGCGCCGGCTCCGGAGAACCGCCGGCCCCCGGCGTACGCGCGGCGGACGGGCCACGCGGACGCGCTCCGGCCGAACGCCCGCCCGGTGTCCCGACCGGCCCGGCGCCCGCGCCTGTTGCCGACCCGCCGAACTGGCTGCCCTCCCCGGTGCTGCGGCTCGTCGCCGAACGGTCCGCCCGGGCGCTCGACCCGCCGGTGCGGCAGACCGCCGTCGCCGACGCCGTGCCGGCCCCGGCGGTGGACACCACCGCGCCCGGGGGCGGCGGCCCCTCCCGGCGCCGGTTCCTCGTCGTCGGCGGGTCCGCCGCCGCCGTGCTCGCCGCCTCGGGAGCCGGGGCCGCCGCGCTCTTCGCCACGCGCGGCGGCGGCGGCAACGGCGGCGCCTCGCAGAGCCTGCCCACCCATGCCATCGCCGTGCACGCGGCCCTGACGGGCCCGCAGAAAGGGGCAGGCGTCGCCCAGGAGCGCGGCGCCCGGCTCGCCGTGGCGCGGCACAACGCCCGCGACGACGCCCGCTTCCGGCTCTCCCTCGTTCCGTACGACGACGGCGGCGAGCCCGGCCGGGCGCGGGACGTGGCGCGTCAGGTGCTGGCCGAGCGCGCCGTACGCGCGTTGCTCGGCCCGACCACGGTCGAGACCCTGCGCGTCGCGGTCCCGCTGTACGCGGAGGAGTCGATGGCCGCCGTGAACGTGTCGGTCGACGCCGCCGCGGCCGGGCTGTCCCGGATCGAGGCGCCGTCGCTGGTGAGCACCCGGCTGTCGGGCGCGTACCACGCGCACCCGATCCTCGACTACCTGACCCGGGTGCACGGCGTGGAGCGCACCGCCGTCGTGGAGGACCGGGCCGCGGGCGACGCGGTCCGGGGAGTGCTGACGACCTTTCGCGAGTCGCCGCCCTCGGAGGGCGAGGTGAGCTTCCACCCGGTTGCGGCGTCGGCCGGGTTCGAGTCCGCCGTCGCCGCGGCCCTGGCGGAGCGGCCCGAAGCGGTCGTCTTCGCCGGTGCCTCCGCGCAGCGCGGGGCGGCCTGTGCGCGCGCGCTCGCCGCGGCGGGATTCGACGGGCCGCGGACCACGTTCGAGCGGATGATGCGGCCGGAGTTCCTGCACGAGGCCGGGGAGGCGGCCGAGGGCTGGGTGTTCGGCGCGCCGTACACGGCGGCGGAGCAGGGGAAGTCCCGGGCGGCCCGGGACTTCACGGCCGCGTACCGCGAGCGCTACGAGGGGCCGCCGCCCCGATGGGCCGCCGAGGCGTACGACGCGGTGGGCCTGATCGCCGCCGCGCTCGACGCGCTGGGCGGCGGCGCGGAGATCGTGCCGGGCCAGGTCGCGGAGCGGATCGTGGAGCTGAACCACGCGGGCGTCGCCAAGCCGCTGCGCTTCACCGAGGATCTGTTGCACATGCTCCAGCCGGAGAAGTCGGCGTTCCTGTACGAGGTCCGGGACGGGGCCTTCCGCTTCCTCGGCCGCCACGACCAGGT
Proteins encoded:
- a CDS encoding bifunctional serine/threonine-protein kinase/ABC transporter substrate-binding protein, which encodes MEQLHPSDPAHLGGNRLLGRLGAGGMGVVYLARTKAGTPAAVKVIQPEYAEQPEFRARFRREAASARRVASPWVVPVLDADTEADAPWLATAFVPGPSLAEAVTACGPLPDHGVRVLGKVLARAVAAVHAAGLVHRDLKPGNVLLALDGPRLIDFGIARPTAAEETELTADSMVVGTPGFLSPEQARSQPVGPASDVFSLGCVLAYAATGRPPFGTGAPDALLYRTVHDEPDLRGIADEELRALLVRCLAKDPEARPTAAGLDAELEADAPEGGIDWLPDAVVRMVAERSAEMLQLPGIEPTEVSATPADNAGNAGDGLDTTVAAGAAGPGRRRVLALAGGGAVFLAAGGGALWAVLRDDEDPPAEASGPRRTIGLHADLTGPQKAAGTAQERAARLAVAQFNARRNKPFTLDLAVADDGGDPARALTAARRLIGNRDVLAVLGPTGYASVQATLDAYDGAGMPVLTVSEGSFSASQAALTGDPKTYFHATALGVRAAFTTVYTLIQQGATHVGLLADRAGAIRGYEHANIVHGGAADLELELYLRFVPAAAGAEALDPVVADIVDHGVDAFYYSGTPERAAVVARELAKRGFDGPRFLDEPAAGGPFTAAAADAAEGWQTLTPYVGADADSVRDFAAAYRKRFGAAPGPWAAEAYDVTRLIADRLTALARRSKRRPTREAVAASVAGAGFEGLTTTYSFDGESRQIEQGKIHHYRVEGGRFDYVGPVALPGS
- a CDS encoding bifunctional serine/threonine-protein kinase/ABC transporter substrate-binding protein: MRALRADDPDELGGHRLLARLGAGGMGVVYLARGGDGALVALKVIRPEHAANQAFRARFRREVRLASGLTGRWVVPVTAADAEARAPWLATAFVPGPALVEAVDGYGPLPPYAVASLGARLAEALAEVHAAGLVHRDVKPGNVLLALDGPRLIDFGIAHDSGATALTAPDAVIGTPGYLAPEQIRTGGRAGPPSDVFALGCVLAYAATGRRPYGTGNAAAVLYRTVHEAPDLAGLERLPRGLRTAITACLAKAPDDRPTAAELRTTLATEPAAAAAPEPAAPADPRVPAPPPPDAATRVLRDVAPAGPASETLPYVEGDAAGGGGEGGGPEGHPGGDPHGGDRAAEAGEAHANDRHAAGTGDPRSPGVGAAAGRSDGPGSPPDDQPADVPRAGSGEPPAPGVRAADGPRGRAPAERPPGVPTGPAPAPVADPPNWLPSPVLRLVAERSARALDPPVRQTAVADAVPAPAVDTTAPGGGGPSRRRFLVVGGSAAAVLAASGAGAAALFATRGGGGNGGASQSLPTHAIAVHAALTGPQKGAGVAQERGARLAVARHNARDDARFRLSLVPYDDGGEPGRARDVARQVLAERAVRALLGPTTVETLRVAVPLYAEESMAAVNVSVDAAAAGLSRIEAPSLVSTRLSGAYHAHPILDYLTRVHGVERTAVVEDRAAGDAVRGVLTTFRESPPSEGEVSFHPVAASAGFESAVAAALAERPEAVVFAGASAQRGAACARALAAAGFDGPRTTFERMMRPEFLHEAGEAAEGWVFGAPYTAAEQGKSRAARDFTAAYRERYEGPPPRWAAEAYDAVGLIAAALDALGGGAEIVPGQVAERIVELNHAGVAKPLRFTEDLLHMLQPEKSAFLYEVRDGAFRFLGRHDQVK